One genomic segment of Bacteroides caccae includes these proteins:
- the kdpB gene encoding potassium-transporting ATPase subunit KdpB: MKDNKSASLFQKEQVIESLKQSFVKLNPRMMIKNPIMFTVEVATAVMFFVTLYSIVNASQGSFGYNIAVFVILFVTLLFANFAEAIAEARGKAQADSLRKTREETPAKKVEGNKIITVSSSQLKKGDVFVCEAGDVIPSDGEIIEGLASIDESAITGESAPVIREAGGDKSSVTGGTKVLSDRIKVMVTTQPGESFLDKMIALVEGASRQKTPNEIALTILLAGFTLVFVIVCVTLKPFADYSNTVITIASLISLFVCLIPTTIGGLLSAIGIAGMDRALRANVITKSGKAVETAGDIDTLLLDKTGTITIGNRKATHFHTAPGVDLHRFVENCLLSSLSDETPEGKSIVELGRESGIRMRNLNTAGARMIKFTAETKCSGVDLADGTQIRKGAFDAIRKMVESAGNKFPKEVEKIISTISSNGGTPLVVCVNREVVGVIELQDIIKPGIQERFERLRKMGVKTVMVTGDNPLTAKYIAEKAGVDDFIAEARPEDKMEYIKKEQQAGKLVAMMGDGTNDAPALAQANVGVAMNSGTQAAKEAGNMVDLDNDPTKLIEIVEIGKQLLMTRGTLTTFSIANDVAKYFAIVPALFMVAIPELAALNIMNLHSPESAILSAVIFNAIIIPILIPLALRGVQYKPIGASALLRRNLLIYGVGGVIVPFVGIKLIDLLVGLFF, encoded by the coding sequence ATGAAAGATAATAAATCAGCTTCTTTGTTTCAAAAGGAGCAAGTGATAGAAAGTTTGAAACAGTCATTCGTGAAACTGAATCCGCGGATGATGATAAAGAATCCGATTATGTTTACAGTAGAAGTGGCTACGGCGGTGATGTTCTTCGTGACGCTCTACTCTATTGTAAACGCTTCACAGGGGTCGTTTGGCTACAATATCGCTGTGTTTGTCATTCTGTTTGTAACATTGCTGTTTGCCAATTTTGCCGAAGCTATCGCCGAAGCGCGTGGTAAGGCACAAGCCGACAGTTTGCGTAAGACTCGTGAAGAAACACCGGCAAAAAAAGTAGAAGGTAATAAAATTATTACCGTAAGTTCTTCGCAATTGAAGAAAGGGGATGTATTTGTTTGTGAGGCCGGAGATGTGATTCCGTCGGATGGTGAGATTATTGAAGGACTGGCTTCTATCGATGAGAGTGCGATCACCGGTGAGTCTGCTCCGGTAATCCGTGAGGCTGGCGGAGATAAGAGTTCGGTTACGGGAGGAACGAAAGTATTATCCGATCGTATAAAAGTAATGGTGACTACTCAGCCGGGAGAAAGTTTTCTCGACAAGATGATTGCGCTTGTAGAAGGTGCATCACGTCAGAAAACCCCGAATGAGATAGCGTTGACTATTTTGTTGGCAGGTTTTACGCTCGTTTTCGTCATTGTGTGTGTTACCTTGAAACCATTTGCCGATTATAGTAATACGGTCATCACCATTGCTTCACTTATCTCTTTGTTTGTCTGCCTGATTCCGACAACGATCGGCGGGCTTCTCTCGGCAATCGGTATTGCCGGTATGGACCGTGCACTTCGTGCGAATGTGATTACAAAATCCGGAAAAGCAGTAGAGACTGCCGGTGATATTGATACGTTGCTGTTGGACAAGACTGGTACAATTACGATCGGTAATCGTAAGGCCACTCACTTCCACACGGCACCGGGCGTTGATTTGCACCGTTTTGTAGAAAACTGTCTGTTGTCTTCCCTGTCCGATGAAACTCCGGAAGGAAAGTCAATAGTGGAGTTGGGACGTGAATCGGGTATCCGTATGCGTAACCTGAATACGGCTGGGGCACGCATGATTAAGTTTACTGCTGAGACAAAATGTTCCGGTGTCGATTTGGCTGACGGAACACAGATCCGTAAGGGGGCATTTGATGCTATCCGTAAGATGGTCGAGAGTGCCGGAAATAAATTCCCGAAAGAGGTGGAAAAGATAATTTCTACTATATCAAGTAATGGCGGTACACCGTTGGTGGTATGTGTCAATCGGGAAGTAGTAGGCGTTATTGAATTGCAGGATATTATCAAACCGGGTATTCAGGAGCGTTTCGAACGTTTGCGCAAAATGGGTGTGAAGACGGTTATGGTGACCGGTGACAACCCGTTGACAGCAAAATATATTGCTGAAAAAGCTGGAGTAGATGATTTTATTGCTGAAGCTAGGCCGGAAGATAAAATGGAATATATCAAGAAGGAGCAGCAGGCCGGGAAATTGGTTGCAATGATGGGAGACGGAACGAATGATGCTCCTGCGTTGGCACAGGCAAATGTAGGGGTAGCGATGAATAGCGGTACACAAGCGGCGAAGGAAGCCGGTAATATGGTGGATTTGGACAACGACCCGACAAAGCTAATTGAAATTGTGGAAATAGGCAAGCAACTGCTGATGACTCGTGGCACATTGACTACCTTCTCTATTGCTAATGACGTGGCCAAGTATTTCGCTATCGTTCCGGCTTTGTTTATGGTAGCTATTCCCGAATTGGCCGCGCTGAACATTATGAATCTGCATAGTCCTGAAAGCGCTATCCTTTCGGCAGTAATCTTCAACGCGATTATTATTCCGATTTTGATTCCGCTGGCTTTGCGTGGCGTACAATACAAGCCGATTGGCGCAAGTGCCTTACTCCGCCGCAATTTGTTGATTTATGGTGTGGGCGGTGTGATTGTTCCTTTTGTCGGTATTAAATTGATTGATTTATTAGTAGGTTTATTCTTTTAA
- the kdpA gene encoding potassium-transporting ATPase subunit KdpA: MNTEILGVVVQIALMVILAYPLGKYIAKVYKGEKTWSDFMAPVERVIYKVCGINPDEEMNWKQFLKALLILNAFWFFWGMVLLVSQGWLPLNPDGNGPQTPDQAFNTCISFMVNCNLQHYSGESGLTYFTQLFVIMLFQFITAATGMAAMAGIMKSIAAKTTKTIGNFWQFLVVSCTRILLPLSLVVGFILILQGTPMGFDGKMKVTTLEGQEQMVSQGPTAAIVPIKQLGTNGGGYFGVNSSHPLENPTYLTNMAECWSILIIPMAMVFALGFYTRRKKLGYSIFGVMLFAYLVGVCINVSQEMGGNPRIDELGIAQDNGAMEGKEVRLGAGATALWSITTTVTSNGSVNGMHDSTMPLSGMMEMLNMQINTWFGGVGVGWMNYYTFIIIAVFISGLMVGRTPEFLGKKVEAREMKIATIVALLHPFVILVFTAISSYIYAHYPEFVESEGGWLNNPGFHGLSEQLYEYTSSAANNGSGFEGLGDNTYFWNWTCGIVLILSRFIPIVGQVAIAGLLAQKKFIPESAGTLKTDTLTFGVMTFAVIFIVAALSFFPVHALSTIAEHLSL; the protein is encoded by the coding sequence ATGAATACAGAAATTTTAGGCGTGGTTGTTCAGATTGCTTTGATGGTGATTCTGGCTTATCCATTGGGAAAATACATTGCCAAGGTCTATAAAGGAGAAAAGACCTGGTCAGATTTTATGGCTCCTGTCGAAAGAGTTATCTATAAAGTTTGTGGAATCAATCCTGACGAAGAGATGAACTGGAAACAATTCCTGAAAGCATTATTGATATTGAATGCTTTTTGGTTTTTCTGGGGAATGGTGCTTTTGGTTTCACAAGGTTGGCTGCCTTTAAATCCGGACGGTAACGGTCCGCAGACTCCTGATCAGGCGTTCAATACGTGTATTAGTTTCATGGTTAACTGTAACTTACAGCATTATAGCGGCGAGAGCGGATTGACTTATTTTACACAATTGTTCGTCATCATGCTTTTCCAGTTTATTACTGCTGCAACGGGTATGGCTGCTATGGCAGGTATCATGAAAAGTATTGCTGCAAAAACAACAAAAACAATTGGTAACTTTTGGCAATTCCTTGTAGTTAGCTGCACACGTATTTTATTGCCTCTTTCTCTGGTTGTAGGTTTTATCCTGATTCTCCAAGGGACTCCGATGGGATTTGACGGCAAGATGAAAGTCACGACTCTTGAAGGTCAGGAGCAGATGGTTTCCCAAGGTCCTACGGCTGCGATTGTTCCTATTAAACAATTGGGTACAAATGGTGGTGGTTATTTTGGTGTAAACTCCTCTCATCCGTTGGAAAACCCGACTTATCTTACCAATATGGCGGAATGCTGGTCCATCCTGATTATCCCGATGGCAATGGTGTTTGCACTGGGATTTTATACCCGCAGGAAGAAATTGGGATATAGCATATTCGGAGTCATGCTTTTTGCTTATCTGGTAGGCGTCTGCATTAATGTCAGCCAGGAAATGGGGGGGAATCCGCGTATCGATGAATTGGGCATTGCGCAGGATAATGGTGCAATGGAAGGCAAAGAAGTCCGTTTGGGAGCTGGTGCAACAGCTCTTTGGAGTATTACGACTACGGTGACTTCCAATGGTTCTGTCAATGGTATGCATGACTCCACTATGCCTTTGTCCGGTATGATGGAAATGCTGAATATGCAGATTAATACTTGGTTTGGTGGTGTCGGTGTGGGATGGATGAACTACTATACATTCATTATTATAGCAGTATTTATCAGTGGTCTGATGGTAGGACGTACACCGGAGTTCTTAGGTAAAAAAGTGGAAGCCCGTGAAATGAAAATCGCTACGATTGTAGCCTTGCTTCATCCGTTTGTAATTTTGGTATTTACAGCCATCTCCAGTTATATTTATGCGCATTATCCTGAATTTGTGGAAAGTGAAGGCGGTTGGTTGAATAATCCCGGATTCCACGGTCTGAGTGAGCAGCTTTATGAATACACTTCTTCGGCTGCCAATAACGGTTCTGGTTTCGAGGGTTTGGGTGATAATACTTATTTCTGGAACTGGACATGTGGTATTGTATTGATTCTTAGTCGTTTCATTCCTATTGTGGGACAAGTTGCCATTGCCGGTTTGCTTGCGCAGAAGAAGTTTATTCCGGAAAGTGCCGGAACATTAAAAACCGATACGTTGACGTTTGGGGTAATGACATTTGCCGTTATCTTCATTGTTGCCGCCTTGTCGTTCTTCCCGGTACATGCATTGAGTACGATTGCTGAACATTTAAGTTTGTAA
- a CDS encoding potassium-transporting ATPase subunit F: MYTVLFVLGIAIFGYLMYVLVKPEKF; this comes from the coding sequence ATGTACACAGTATTATTTGTATTAGGTATTGCGATCTTCGGTTATTTGATGTATGTACTCGTCAAACCCGAGAAGTTTTAA
- a CDS encoding bifunctional alpha,alpha-trehalose-phosphate synthase (UDP-forming)/trehalose-phosphatase: protein MKLYIISNRLPVKAAGSNGTFVFSRSEGGLATGLDSLQTSYEKHWIGWPGVCTDNEKDRQEMNEKLQEMNFHPVFLSEKQIQNYYEGYSNSTLWPLCHYFYAYTLYKKCFWHSYQQVNQLFCDEICRLIRPGDKVWIQDYQLMLLPGMLRKIYPELCIGYFHHIPFPSYELFRILPERAEILKGLLGADFIAFHTHDYMRHFVSTVERVLHLDFNLDELQTGNRVVRVDALPMGINYELYHKASENEKVHQAIDRTRKLFGKHKLILSVDRLDYSKGILHRLHGFSTFLERHPEYHGKVTLAMVIVPSRDHVGSYAELKTKIDEEIGSINGHYSTMDWTPVCYFYHGFSLEELTAMYYVADVALISPLRDGMNLVAKEYVAAKCDHPGVLILSEMAGAAVELTDAIQINPNDTEQIEHAICQALEMPEEDQRARLQRMQAILSVQTVNKWAADFINGLNTTCIQNDTLRKKRIVPTTIAQIKLKYNQAKQRLILLDYDGTLTALKPRPEDAKPTPELISILQQLASDPANHIVINSGRDHFILEKWFGLLPVSMAAEHGAFYKENGVWHKKIKKTEWGTGLLSILQMFVDRTPRSHLEIKETALAWHYRESDAWLGTLRAQQLVNALVSICTRQKLQILQGNKVVEVKSPDCNKGSEVERLLANRRYDFVMAMGDDTTDEDMFQALPAKAVTIKIGNVSKAANYNLPAQSDVLPFLQSMLRKQKNTDTTKSYVRNRLTSAFSFFRDLLKTK, encoded by the coding sequence ATGAAACTTTATATTATATCAAACAGATTACCTGTCAAAGCAGCCGGTTCAAATGGAACATTCGTCTTTTCACGCAGTGAAGGCGGGCTGGCAACAGGTTTGGATTCTCTCCAAACTTCTTATGAGAAACATTGGATAGGGTGGCCCGGCGTATGTACAGACAACGAAAAAGACCGTCAAGAAATGAATGAGAAGTTACAGGAAATGAATTTTCACCCGGTCTTCTTATCGGAAAAACAGATTCAGAACTATTACGAAGGATATAGCAATAGTACCCTCTGGCCTTTATGCCACTATTTTTACGCCTATACCTTATATAAAAAATGTTTTTGGCACTCCTATCAGCAGGTCAACCAACTTTTCTGCGATGAAATTTGCCGGCTGATACGTCCCGGAGACAAGGTGTGGATACAAGACTATCAACTGATGTTACTTCCCGGTATGTTGCGAAAAATATATCCGGAACTCTGCATTGGCTATTTCCACCATATCCCGTTCCCGTCCTACGAGCTTTTCCGTATCCTGCCGGAACGTGCCGAAATACTGAAAGGCTTACTGGGTGCAGACTTTATCGCCTTTCATACTCATGACTATATGCGCCACTTCGTTAGCACCGTAGAACGTGTCCTTCATCTTGACTTCAATCTGGATGAACTACAAACCGGTAATCGTGTAGTGAGAGTAGACGCACTACCAATGGGGATTAACTATGAGCTTTACCATAAAGCCTCGGAAAACGAAAAGGTACACCAAGCTATTGACCGCACCCGAAAACTTTTCGGCAAACACAAGTTAATCCTGTCGGTAGACAGGCTGGATTATAGTAAAGGAATATTGCACCGCCTACATGGCTTCTCCACTTTTCTCGAACGTCATCCCGAATATCATGGCAAAGTGACTCTGGCAATGGTCATTGTCCCCTCACGCGACCATGTAGGCAGTTATGCAGAATTAAAAACAAAAATCGATGAAGAGATAGGTTCCATTAACGGACACTACTCCACAATGGACTGGACCCCTGTCTGCTACTTCTACCATGGCTTCTCGCTGGAAGAACTGACCGCCATGTATTATGTTGCCGACGTTGCTTTGATCAGCCCGCTACGTGACGGCATGAACCTGGTAGCCAAAGAATATGTAGCCGCCAAATGCGATCACCCGGGTGTGCTTATCCTCAGCGAAATGGCAGGTGCCGCCGTAGAATTAACAGATGCTATCCAAATCAACCCGAACGATACGGAACAGATAGAGCACGCCATCTGCCAGGCACTTGAAATGCCCGAAGAAGATCAAAGGGCACGTTTACAACGAATGCAAGCCATTTTATCCGTACAAACTGTCAATAAATGGGCTGCCGACTTCATCAACGGACTGAATACGACGTGTATCCAAAATGATACGCTACGGAAAAAACGTATCGTGCCCACCACTATCGCCCAAATCAAGCTCAAGTACAATCAGGCAAAACAACGCCTGATATTGCTGGATTACGACGGTACACTGACAGCACTCAAGCCACGTCCCGAAGATGCCAAACCTACACCTGAACTTATTTCTATCCTACAACAATTAGCCAGTGATCCCGCCAATCATATAGTCATCAATAGCGGGCGGGATCACTTTATTCTGGAAAAGTGGTTTGGCCTCCTTCCCGTATCTATGGCTGCCGAACACGGAGCATTCTATAAAGAAAACGGGGTTTGGCACAAAAAGATTAAGAAGACAGAATGGGGGACAGGACTTCTTTCTATCCTGCAAATGTTTGTAGACAGAACTCCCCGTTCACATCTGGAAATAAAGGAGACAGCATTAGCATGGCATTACCGAGAAAGCGACGCATGGCTCGGCACACTGAGAGCACAGCAACTCGTCAATGCACTGGTTTCGATCTGTACTCGGCAAAAACTGCAAATTCTACAAGGGAACAAAGTGGTTGAAGTCAAATCACCGGATTGCAACAAAGGCTCGGAAGTAGAGCGTTTGCTGGCTAACAGACGTTATGATTTCGTTATGGCAATGGGAGATGACACAACGGACGAAGATATGTTCCAAGCTCTTCCGGCCAAAGCGGTCACCATTAAGATAGGCAACGTATCAAAAGCAGCCAACTACAATCTGCCCGCACAATCTGATGTACTTCCTTTCCTGCAATCCATGCTGAGAAAGCAAAAAAACACCGACACAACGAAAAGCTATGTCAGAAACCGCCTGACTTCCGCTTTCAGCTTTTTCAGAGACTTATTGAAAACTAAATAA
- a CDS encoding sigma-54-dependent transcriptional regulator: MSKILVIDDEVQIRSLLARMLGLEGYEVCQAGDCKAALKQLETQSPDVALCDVFLPDGNGVDLVLNIKKLAPNVEVILLTAHGNIPDGVQAIKNGAFDYITKGDDNNKIIPLISRAVEKAKMNVRLEKLEKKVGQMYSFDSILGESKALKEAVLLAQKVSVTDVPVLLTGETGTGKEVFAQAIHYSSKRSKQNFVAVNCSSFSKELLESEMFGHRAGSFTGALKDKKGLFEEANNGTIFLDEIGEMAFELQAKLLRILETGEYIKIGDTKPTRVNVRIIAATNRNLQEEIRVGHFREDLFYRLSVFQVHLPSLRERAGDIKILATAFAKSFSECLSYAVNEMTPAFLEALEQQPWKGNIRELRNVIERSLIVCEGGRLDVCDLPLEIQNNHYECSDDNAGNFELAAMEKRHIARVLEYTKGNKTEAARLLKIGLTTLYRKIEEYKI; this comes from the coding sequence ATGAGTAAAATTCTTGTTATTGACGATGAAGTTCAGATTCGTAGCCTGTTGGCGCGTATGCTGGGACTGGAGGGCTATGAAGTATGTCAGGCCGGCGACTGCAAGGCTGCTCTCAAACAGTTGGAGACACAATCGCCTGATGTGGCGCTATGCGATGTCTTTCTTCCTGATGGAAATGGGGTAGACTTGGTGCTGAACATTAAAAAGTTAGCTCCTAACGTCGAAGTGATTCTTCTTACTGCCCACGGCAATATTCCTGATGGGGTACAGGCTATCAAGAACGGTGCATTCGATTATATAACCAAAGGCGATGATAACAACAAGATTATCCCGCTGATTAGTCGTGCCGTAGAGAAAGCAAAAATGAATGTCCGGCTCGAAAAACTCGAAAAGAAGGTGGGGCAGATGTATTCGTTTGATTCTATCTTGGGCGAATCGAAAGCTTTGAAAGAGGCCGTACTGCTGGCTCAGAAAGTTTCGGTGACTGATGTCCCGGTACTATTGACCGGAGAAACCGGAACCGGAAAAGAAGTCTTTGCGCAAGCCATACATTACAGCAGCAAACGGAGTAAACAGAATTTCGTAGCGGTCAACTGTTCTTCTTTCAGCAAAGAACTGTTGGAGAGTGAAATGTTCGGTCACAGAGCCGGTTCATTTACCGGAGCATTGAAAGATAAGAAAGGGCTTTTTGAAGAAGCTAACAATGGGACTATCTTTCTGGACGAAATAGGCGAAATGGCTTTTGAACTGCAAGCCAAACTATTGCGTATCCTCGAAACGGGCGAATATATAAAGATCGGTGACACGAAACCTACAAGAGTAAACGTGCGTATCATCGCTGCCACCAACCGCAATTTGCAGGAAGAAATCAGGGTGGGACATTTCCGTGAAGACTTGTTTTATCGTCTTTCCGTGTTTCAGGTGCATCTTCCTTCACTTCGCGAACGTGCCGGCGATATTAAGATCTTGGCTACTGCCTTTGCCAAAAGTTTCTCCGAGTGCCTTTCGTATGCCGTCAACGAAATGACTCCCGCTTTTCTGGAAGCCTTGGAACAACAACCTTGGAAGGGCAATATCCGTGAATTGAGGAATGTGATTGAGCGCAGCCTGATTGTCTGTGAAGGCGGACGGTTGGATGTATGTGACCTTCCTTTGGAGATTCAGAACAATCATTACGAATGCTCGGATGATAATGCCGGGAATTTTGAATTGGCAGCTATGGAAAAAAGACATATTGCACGAGTGTTGGAGTATACGAAAGGCAATAAGACGGAAGCTGCCCGTCTGCTGAAAATTGGGCTTACTACGTTGTATCGGAAGATAGAAGAATATAAAATCTGA
- a CDS encoding FAD-dependent oxidoreductase produces MKVIIIGGVAGGATTAARIRRVDEAAEIILLEKGKYISYANCGLPYYIGGVIEEREKLFVQTPEAFSTRFRVDVRTENEVIFIDRKRKTVTVRRSSEDTYQESYDKLLISTGASPVRPPLPGIDLNGIFTLRNVADTDRIKEYINTHAPRRAVVIGAGFIGLEMAENLHAQGAKVSIVEMGNQVMAPIDFSMASLVHQHLMEKGVNLYLEQAVASFEREGKGLKVIFKNGQSVPADIVILSIGVRPETNLARAAELTIGETGGIAVNDYLQTSDESIYAIGDAIEFRHPITGKPWLNYLAGPANRQGRIVADNILGAKIPYEGSIGTSIAKVFDLTVASTGLPGKRLRQAEIDYMSSTIHPASHAGYYPNAMPMSIKITFDKKTGRLYGGQIVGYDGVDKRIDEIALVIKYKGTIYDLMKVEQAYAPPFSSAKDPVALAGYVAEDIISGRTRPAYWRELRDIEMENKFLLDVRTQDEFSLGTLPGAVNIPLDELRDRIAELPKDKMIYTFCAVGLRGYLAYRILTQHGFEKVRNLSGGLKTYRAATAPIIIHEENDNETDETTVRQEATVQASKPVAPVETAKTIRVDACGLQCPGPILKMKKTMDMLASGERVEITATDPGFPRDAAAWCNSTGNQLVSKESSGGKSVIVIEKGEPKSCNIVTSCDSKGKTFIMFSDDLDKALATFVLANGAAATGQKVTIFFTFWGLNVIKKLHKPKTEKDIFGKMFGMMLPSSSGKLKLSKMSMGGIGGKMMRYIMNKKGIDSLESLRQQALENGVEFIACQMSMDVMGVKQEELLDEVTVGGVATYMERADNANVNLFI; encoded by the coding sequence ATGAAAGTTATTATCATCGGAGGTGTTGCAGGAGGAGCTACCACTGCCGCCCGAATCAGACGAGTAGACGAAGCCGCAGAAATTATCCTTCTGGAAAAAGGAAAGTATATATCTTATGCTAATTGCGGGCTGCCTTATTATATAGGAGGAGTGATTGAGGAACGAGAGAAATTATTCGTGCAGACTCCCGAAGCATTCTCCACACGATTTCGTGTTGACGTGCGTACGGAAAATGAAGTGATCTTCATCGACCGGAAAAGAAAAACCGTTACTGTCCGCCGCAGCAGCGAGGACACTTATCAGGAAAGTTACGACAAACTACTTATTTCCACCGGTGCCTCCCCCGTACGTCCTCCCCTGCCGGGAATCGACCTGAACGGAATCTTCACATTAAGAAATGTAGCGGACACGGACCGGATTAAAGAATATATCAATACCCATGCTCCCCGAAGAGCCGTTGTCATCGGAGCCGGATTTATCGGACTCGAAATGGCAGAAAACCTGCACGCACAAGGAGCAAAAGTTTCAATTGTAGAAATGGGAAATCAGGTAATGGCCCCCATTGATTTCTCCATGGCTTCGCTTGTTCACCAACATTTAATGGAAAAAGGAGTAAATCTGTATCTGGAACAAGCCGTAGCCTCTTTCGAAAGAGAAGGGAAAGGACTGAAAGTTATTTTCAAGAACGGACAGTCCGTTCCTGCCGATATTGTCATCCTATCTATCGGCGTGCGTCCGGAAACGAATCTGGCACGGGCTGCCGAACTGACAATCGGTGAAACCGGAGGCATCGCTGTGAATGACTATCTACAAACTTCCGATGAATCGATTTATGCGATCGGCGACGCTATCGAATTCCGCCACCCGATTACGGGCAAACCGTGGCTCAACTATCTGGCCGGACCTGCCAATCGACAGGGACGTATCGTAGCCGACAATATCCTAGGCGCCAAAATTCCTTATGAGGGATCGATCGGTACTTCAATCGCAAAAGTATTCGATCTGACGGTCGCTTCTACCGGTTTACCCGGCAAACGGTTGCGACAGGCAGAGATCGACTATATGTCTTCTACTATTCATCCTGCTTCGCACGCCGGTTATTATCCGAATGCCATGCCGATGAGTATCAAAATCACATTCGATAAAAAAACGGGAAGGTTGTACGGAGGACAGATTGTCGGTTATGACGGAGTAGACAAGCGGATTGACGAAATAGCGCTTGTGATAAAATATAAAGGTACAATCTACGACCTGATGAAAGTGGAACAGGCGTATGCTCCTCCGTTCTCGTCTGCCAAAGATCCGGTAGCTCTTGCAGGATACGTGGCGGAGGATATTATTTCCGGAAGAACACGACCTGCCTACTGGCGGGAATTGAGAGACATCGAAATGGAAAACAAATTCCTGCTGGATGTCCGCACACAGGATGAATTTTCATTGGGCACGCTGCCGGGAGCTGTGAATATTCCTTTGGACGAACTGAGGGACAGGATAGCCGAACTGCCGAAAGACAAGATGATTTATACATTCTGCGCCGTAGGATTGAGAGGGTATCTTGCTTACCGGATACTGACACAGCACGGATTTGAAAAAGTCCGTAATCTGTCGGGCGGACTAAAAACATATCGCGCTGCTACCGCTCCTATCATTATACACGAAGAAAATGATAATGAGACGGACGAGACAACAGTACGGCAAGAAGCAACGGTTCAGGCTAGCAAACCAGTTGCTCCTGTCGAAACAGCCAAGACTATCCGGGTAGACGCCTGCGGCCTACAATGTCCCGGCCCGATTTTAAAGATGAAGAAGACAATGGACATGCTCGCTTCGGGAGAACGCGTTGAAATCACTGCAACTGATCCGGGGTTCCCTCGTGACGCCGCCGCATGGTGCAATTCAACCGGTAACCAACTCGTTTCGAAAGAGTCTTCCGGAGGAAAATCTGTGATAGTTATTGAAAAGGGAGAACCAAAATCGTGCAACATTGTTACTTCTTGTGACAGCAAAGGAAAAACTTTCATCATGTTTAGTGATGATTTGGACAAAGCTTTAGCAACTTTTGTACTCGCAAATGGTGCAGCAGCTACCGGACAGAAGGTGACAATCTTCTTCACATTCTGGGGACTGAACGTTATCAAGAAGTTGCACAAGCCGAAAACCGAAAAAGATATCTTCGGAAAGATGTTCGGTATGATGCTGCCTTCCAGTTCCGGAAAGCTGAAACTCTCGAAGATGAGCATGGGCGGAATAGGGGGAAAAATGATGCGGTATATCATGAATAAGAAAGGAATAGATTCATTGGAATCCCTGCGTCAGCAAGCCTTAGAAAACGGAGTGGAATTTATTGCTTGTCAAATGTCAATGGACGTCATGGGAGTGAAACAAGAAGAACTCCTCGACGAAGTAACGGTAGGCGGCGTAGCAACGTATATGGAACGGGCGGATAACGCGAACGTGAATCTATTTATTTAA
- a CDS encoding winged helix DNA-binding protein — MKTICAMREVFRAMSSFETAFEKVYRITLNEAMILCILKDATERMTATNLSKSTDLSPSHTSKMLRILEEKGLIVRELGNEDRRQMYFHLSSTGKQRVSELEVDKVEMPELLKPLFK, encoded by the coding sequence ATGAAAACAATATGTGCAATGCGCGAAGTGTTCAGAGCCATGTCGAGCTTTGAAACTGCATTTGAAAAAGTATACCGGATAACGTTGAATGAAGCGATGATATTATGCATCCTCAAAGACGCCACCGAGAGAATGACGGCAACTAACCTGTCGAAAAGTACAGATTTAAGTCCCTCACATACATCGAAAATGCTCCGGATACTGGAAGAAAAAGGATTGATTGTCAGGGAACTCGGCAACGAGGACCGCCGGCAAATGTACTTTCACCTGTCTTCAACAGGCAAACAACGGGTTAGCGAACTGGAAGTTGACAAGGTGGAAATGCCGGAACTGCTGAAACCTCTGTTTAAATAA